One window of the Ureibacillus sp. FSL W7-1570 genome contains the following:
- the purL gene encoding phosphoribosylformylglycinamidine synthase subunit PurL: MSNFEPTAEQIKEQKLYRDLGLSDEEFAKIEEILGRLPNWTETGLFSVMWSEHCSYKNSKPVLRKFPTSGPRVLQGPGEGAGIVDIGDEQAVVFKMESHNHPSAIEPYQGAATGVGGIIRDVFSMGARPIALLNSLRFGELKTPRVKYLFEEVVAGIAGYGNCIGIPTVGGEVQFDPCYEGNPLVNAMCVGLIDHKDIQKGVAKGVGNTVMYVGAKTGRDGIHGATFASEELSEESDEKRPAVQVGDPFMEKLLLEACLEVVKSDALVGIQDMGAAGLTSSSSEMASKAGYGIEMNLDLVPQRETGMTAYEMMLSESQERMLLVVKQGREEEIKKIFEKYGLDAVAIGRVTEDKMLRLIHKGEVVAEVPADALAKDAPVYHKPSKEPEYYREFQAMENSEPEVDDFKETLKQLLQAPTVASKEWVYDQFDYQVRTNTVVTPGSDAAVLRVRGTNKGLAMTADCNSRYIFLDPETGGKIAVAEAARNIVASGGEPLAITDCLNFGNPEKPEIFWQLEKSADGIAAACTALETPVISGNVSLYNEHSGQAVYPTPTIGMVGLVEDLSHVTTQEVKQAGDIVYLLGETKTEFGGSELQKLVYGKIFGKAPSIDLEEEAARQKALLSAIRAGLVQSAHDVAEGGVAVALAEKTFNANGLGIHVKLEGSPVTALFSESQSRFIVTVKEEDAASFEQMIPDAQKIGVVTNDGKITIEGEPGLLVEGSVDEFCSAWKGAIPCLLKSEA, translated from the coding sequence ATGTCTAATTTTGAACCAACAGCAGAACAAATTAAGGAGCAGAAGCTTTACCGCGACTTGGGGTTAAGTGATGAAGAATTTGCGAAGATTGAAGAAATTTTAGGTCGTCTTCCAAATTGGACAGAAACAGGTTTGTTCTCTGTAATGTGGTCTGAACACTGTTCTTATAAAAACTCCAAGCCGGTGTTGCGCAAATTCCCTACAAGCGGTCCCCGCGTATTGCAAGGTCCTGGTGAAGGGGCAGGGATTGTGGACATTGGTGACGAGCAAGCCGTTGTATTCAAAATGGAATCCCATAACCATCCTTCAGCCATTGAACCATACCAAGGAGCCGCAACAGGGGTTGGCGGAATTATCCGCGACGTATTTTCCATGGGAGCGCGTCCAATTGCACTGCTAAACTCTTTGCGTTTTGGCGAATTAAAAACACCTCGGGTGAAATACTTGTTTGAAGAAGTTGTCGCCGGGATCGCCGGTTATGGTAACTGTATCGGAATTCCGACTGTTGGCGGCGAAGTACAATTTGACCCATGCTATGAAGGAAATCCTTTGGTTAACGCCATGTGCGTTGGGTTAATCGATCATAAAGATATCCAAAAAGGTGTTGCCAAAGGTGTTGGAAACACAGTGATGTATGTAGGTGCAAAAACGGGCCGCGACGGAATTCACGGTGCCACTTTCGCGTCGGAAGAATTGAGTGAAGAATCCGATGAAAAACGTCCGGCGGTTCAAGTGGGAGACCCATTCATGGAAAAACTTCTGCTTGAAGCATGCCTGGAAGTGGTAAAATCCGATGCGCTTGTCGGAATCCAGGACATGGGAGCGGCAGGACTCACTTCATCTTCTTCAGAGATGGCATCAAAAGCCGGATACGGTATTGAAATGAACCTGGACTTGGTTCCTCAACGGGAAACAGGAATGACTGCCTATGAAATGATGCTTTCCGAATCACAGGAACGGATGCTTTTAGTCGTGAAACAAGGCCGTGAAGAAGAAATCAAAAAAATCTTTGAAAAGTACGGTTTGGACGCGGTGGCAATCGGCCGGGTAACAGAGGATAAAATGCTCCGCCTCATTCATAAAGGGGAAGTGGTGGCAGAAGTCCCTGCGGATGCGTTGGCGAAAGATGCGCCAGTTTACCACAAACCATCCAAAGAACCGGAATATTATAGAGAGTTCCAAGCGATGGAAAACAGCGAACCGGAAGTGGATGATTTCAAAGAAACATTGAAACAATTGCTTCAAGCCCCTACGGTTGCATCAAAAGAATGGGTATATGATCAATTTGACTACCAAGTGCGTACCAACACAGTGGTGACACCTGGTTCCGATGCGGCTGTATTGCGCGTAAGAGGCACAAATAAAGGGCTTGCGATGACAGCTGACTGCAACTCCCGCTACATTTTCCTGGATCCGGAAACAGGCGGTAAAATCGCAGTGGCGGAAGCTGCCCGCAACATTGTCGCATCCGGTGGAGAACCATTGGCAATCACGGACTGCTTAAACTTTGGAAATCCGGAAAAACCGGAAATCTTCTGGCAACTTGAAAAAAGTGCCGATGGAATTGCTGCGGCATGCACCGCTTTAGAAACACCGGTTATCAGCGGAAACGTATCCCTTTATAACGAACACTCCGGTCAAGCGGTATATCCAACACCAACAATCGGCATGGTTGGATTAGTGGAAGATTTATCCCATGTAACAACGCAAGAAGTAAAACAAGCTGGCGACATCGTTTATTTACTTGGGGAAACCAAAACAGAATTCGGCGGATCCGAACTTCAAAAATTGGTTTATGGAAAAATCTTCGGTAAAGCACCGTCAATCGATTTGGAAGAAGAGGCTGCACGCCAAAAAGCATTGCTTTCTGCCATTCGCGCAGGACTCGTTCAGTCTGCTCATGACGTGGCTGAAGGCGGCGTAGCAGTTGCATTGGCGGAAAAAACTTTTAATGCGAATGGTCTCGGAATCCACGTGAAATTAGAGGGTTCACCTGTAACCGCATTATTCAGTGAATCACAATCCCGCTTTATTGTAACGGTGAAAGAAGAAGATGCGGCATCGTTTGAACAAATGATTCCGGATGCGCAAAAAATTGGTGTAGTAACAAACGATGGAAAAATCACCATTGAAGGGGAACCAGGTTTATTGGTTGAAGGTTCTGTAGATGAATTTTGTTCTGCTTGGAAAGGAGCTATCCCATGCTTGCTGAAATCAGAGGCTTAA
- the purQ gene encoding phosphoribosylformylglycinamidine synthase subunit PurQ codes for MKFAVLVFPGSNCDVDMYHAIKDELGEEVEYVWHDAEDLSEFDAILIPGGFSYGDYLRCGAMASQSKVMQAVKKAAEEGKPILGVCNGFQILTEAGLLPGALLRNKNLKFICRTVPLKVENNQTLFTNQYEQGQIIQIPIAHGEGNYFCDEETLKKLKENNQIVFTYSGENPNGSLENIAGIVNERGNVLGMMPHPERAVDALLGSADGLALFKSIVKQWRESHV; via the coding sequence ATGAAATTTGCTGTACTCGTTTTCCCAGGGTCGAACTGTGACGTCGATATGTACCATGCCATCAAAGACGAACTTGGCGAAGAAGTGGAATATGTTTGGCATGATGCGGAAGATTTGAGCGAATTTGACGCCATTTTGATTCCGGGCGGTTTCTCATATGGAGACTATCTACGCTGCGGTGCCATGGCAAGCCAGTCAAAGGTGATGCAAGCAGTGAAAAAAGCGGCGGAAGAAGGAAAACCGATTTTGGGAGTCTGCAACGGATTCCAAATTTTGACGGAAGCCGGACTTTTACCTGGCGCACTGCTCCGCAATAAAAACTTAAAATTCATTTGCCGTACGGTTCCGTTAAAAGTTGAAAACAACCAAACATTGTTTACCAATCAATATGAACAAGGGCAAATCATTCAAATTCCGATTGCCCACGGTGAAGGAAACTACTTCTGTGACGAGGAAACGTTGAAAAAATTAAAAGAAAACAACCAAATCGTGTTCACTTATTCAGGAGAAAATCCGAACGGAAGTCTTGAAAACATTGCTGGTATTGTAAACGAGCGTGGCAACGTTCTTGGCATGATGCCCCATCCGGAACGCGCGGTGGATGCATTACTTGGCAGTGCAGATGGACTGGCGTTATTCAAATCAATTGTGAAACAGTGGAGGGAATCACATGTCTAA
- the purS gene encoding phosphoribosylformylglycinamidine synthase subunit PurS, whose amino-acid sequence MKKVKIYVTLRESVLDPQGSAVKGSLVNMGYKEVEDVRIGKYLELLISDTERDIDALVKEMCEKLLANTVIEDYRFEIEEAQ is encoded by the coding sequence ATGAAAAAAGTGAAGATTTACGTCACATTGCGTGAAAGTGTATTGGACCCTCAAGGTTCAGCCGTGAAAGGTTCTTTAGTCAACATGGGATACAAAGAAGTGGAAGATGTCCGCATCGGGAAATATTTGGAATTGCTCATTTCCGATACAGAGCGGGATATCGATGCATTGGTAAAAGAAATGTGTGAAAAGCTGCTTGCGAACACAGTGATCGAGGATTATCGCTTTGAAATCGAGGAGGCTCAATAA
- the purC gene encoding phosphoribosylaminoimidazolesuccinocarboxamide synthase, protein MEKGALLYEGKAKRLYATDQEDVLFVEYKNSATAFNGLKKAEIEGKGILNNKISTIIFEQLKQQGIESHFIKRISENEQLVRKVEIIPLEVVVRNIAAGSFSERLGIEEGTALKRPIVEFYYKNDALKDPIINNDHIDILGLATKEEVETITNLALKVNEALRKIFEKIGVILVDFKLEFGRDKDGNILLADEISPDTCRLWDAETKEKLDKDVFRRDLGSLTDVYNIILSRLGGN, encoded by the coding sequence ATGGAAAAAGGCGCATTGTTATATGAAGGAAAAGCGAAACGCTTATATGCAACAGATCAGGAAGACGTATTGTTTGTGGAATATAAAAACAGCGCCACTGCCTTCAACGGTCTTAAAAAAGCAGAAATTGAAGGCAAAGGGATCTTGAACAATAAAATTTCCACCATCATTTTTGAACAACTGAAACAACAGGGAATTGAATCCCATTTTATTAAAAGAATTTCCGAAAACGAACAGCTTGTTAGAAAAGTGGAAATCATCCCGCTTGAAGTGGTTGTCCGCAATATTGCAGCAGGCAGCTTTTCAGAGCGTCTGGGCATTGAAGAAGGCACAGCCTTAAAGCGTCCGATAGTGGAGTTTTATTACAAAAACGATGCATTAAAAGATCCGATCATCAATAACGACCATATTGATATTCTTGGTCTTGCAACAAAAGAAGAAGTTGAAACAATCACAAATCTCGCTTTAAAAGTGAACGAAGCCTTACGGAAGATTTTTGAAAAAATCGGTGTCATTTTGGTGGACTTTAAATTGGAATTCGGCCGGGACAAAGACGGAAACATATTGCTTGCCGATGAAATTTCACCGGACACATGCCGGCTTTGGGATGCAGAAACGAAAGAGAAATTGGACAAAGACGTGTTCAGGCGAGATCTTGGAAGTTTAACAGATGTATATAACATTATACTTTCTAGACTTGGAGGAAATTGA
- the purB gene encoding adenylosuccinate lyase: protein MIERYTRPEMGAIWTEENKFNAWLEVEILACEAWSELGVIPKEDVEKLRQNATFDINRIYEIEQTTKHDVVAFTRAVSESLGEEKKWVHYGLTSTDVVDTALSYLIKQANNILRKDLHNFIDVLTEKAKEHKYTVMMGRTHGVHAEPTTFGLKLALWREEMLRNLERFERAAKTIETGKISGAVGTYANIDPFVEKYVCEKLGLTPAPISTQTLQRDRHAEYIATLALIATSIEKFATEIRGLQKSETREVEEGFAKGQKGSSAMPHKRNPIGSENMAGIARVIRGHVVTAYENVPLWHERDISHSSAERIIIPDTTIALNYMLNRFANIVKNLTVFPENMKRNMDATFGLIYSQRVLLKLIDKGLSREEAYDTVQPLTAKAWDEQRPFRPLVEADEKIGSLLSKEEIDDCFDYNWHLKNVDYIFDRLGLNE, encoded by the coding sequence ATGATTGAACGTTATACTCGCCCTGAAATGGGGGCTATTTGGACTGAAGAAAATAAATTCAACGCATGGCTTGAAGTGGAAATTTTGGCTTGCGAAGCTTGGTCTGAACTTGGTGTCATTCCAAAAGAAGATGTTGAAAAGTTACGTCAAAATGCAACATTCGATATCAACCGCATTTATGAAATTGAACAAACAACCAAACATGACGTCGTAGCGTTTACCCGCGCGGTATCCGAGTCGCTGGGCGAAGAGAAAAAATGGGTTCATTATGGACTCACTTCAACGGATGTTGTCGATACAGCCCTTTCTTATTTGATTAAACAAGCCAACAACATTTTACGGAAAGATCTTCACAACTTTATTGATGTATTGACAGAAAAGGCAAAAGAACACAAATACACAGTTATGATGGGACGCACCCATGGCGTACATGCGGAACCGACAACATTCGGTTTAAAGCTGGCTCTATGGCGTGAAGAAATGTTGCGTAATTTAGAACGCTTTGAAAGAGCGGCCAAAACGATTGAAACAGGAAAAATTTCCGGTGCGGTCGGAACTTATGCCAACATCGATCCATTTGTTGAAAAATATGTGTGCGAAAAATTGGGACTTACTCCTGCACCAATTTCAACCCAAACATTGCAGCGGGACCGCCATGCGGAATACATTGCGACATTGGCTTTAATTGCGACATCCATCGAAAAATTCGCAACGGAAATCCGCGGTTTGCAAAAATCCGAAACTCGCGAAGTGGAAGAAGGATTTGCAAAAGGACAAAAAGGTTCTTCCGCAATGCCGCATAAGCGCAACCCGATCGGCTCCGAAAACATGGCCGGAATTGCCCGCGTGATTCGTGGACATGTGGTTACCGCTTATGAAAATGTTCCATTATGGCATGAACGGGATATTTCCCATTCATCCGCAGAACGAATCATCATTCCTGATACGACAATTGCATTGAACTACATGTTGAACCGTTTCGCAAATATTGTGAAAAACTTGACTGTTTTCCCTGAAAATATGAAACGCAATATGGATGCAACGTTTGGACTTATTTATTCACAACGCGTTCTATTGAAGTTGATTGACAAAGGCCTGTCCCGTGAAGAAGCTTACGATACAGTCCAACCGCTCACTGCGAAAGCATGGGATGAACAGCGTCCGTTCCGTCCATTGGTGGAAGCGGATGAAAAAATCGGTTCGCTTTTATCGAAAGAAGAAATTGATGATTGTTTCGATTACAACTGGCATTTGAAAAATGTGGATTACATTTTTGACCGTTTAGGATTAAATGAGTAA
- the purK gene encoding 5-(carboxyamino)imidazole ribonucleotide synthase: protein MMKTIYPGQTIGIIGGGQLGRMMALSAKEAGFKIAVLDPTMDSPCGQVADIQIVAPYDDQTALEELAEVSDVITYEFENIDYEGLKKLTEIAYVPQGAEIIRITQNRVTEKQAIVEAGCPVAPYIVCDSYEELVEKIDQIGYPSIVKTARFGYDGKGQQKLQSKEDLPLAKSLFEHSQCIVEGFIPFEKEISVIIQRNGNGETYCLPVGENIHVNHILHETIVPARISDQTKQLAEEAAHKIAEHLQLIGTLAVEMFVLKDGQIIINELAPRPHNSGHYSIEACNISQFGQHIRAIAGWPLRKPKLHSPVVMVNVLGQHVAPLINSITKYPHWSVHLYGKKEAKVNRKMGHVTILTDDIDATLKEIEDSGIWR, encoded by the coding sequence GTGATGAAAACGATCTACCCCGGCCAAACAATCGGCATCATCGGTGGCGGACAGTTAGGACGAATGATGGCTCTCAGTGCAAAAGAGGCTGGTTTTAAAATTGCGGTTCTTGATCCGACAATGGATTCACCATGCGGACAAGTCGCAGATATACAAATAGTGGCTCCTTATGATGATCAAACCGCACTTGAAGAGTTGGCGGAAGTAAGTGACGTTATCACTTACGAATTTGAAAATATCGATTATGAAGGACTCAAAAAATTAACAGAGATCGCCTATGTGCCTCAAGGTGCTGAAATTATCCGCATCACCCAAAACCGTGTGACAGAAAAACAGGCAATTGTGGAAGCGGGTTGCCCGGTGGCTCCTTATATCGTTTGTGACAGCTATGAGGAACTTGTAGAGAAAATCGATCAAATCGGTTATCCGAGCATTGTAAAAACTGCCCGTTTCGGATATGACGGAAAAGGCCAACAAAAGCTTCAATCAAAAGAGGATTTGCCACTCGCAAAAAGCTTGTTTGAACATTCCCAATGTATCGTGGAAGGCTTTATTCCTTTCGAAAAGGAAATTTCGGTAATTATCCAAAGGAACGGAAACGGAGAAACGTATTGCTTGCCAGTGGGCGAAAATATTCATGTGAATCACATTTTGCATGAAACGATTGTTCCAGCCCGTATTTCCGATCAAACGAAACAATTGGCGGAAGAAGCGGCCCATAAAATTGCGGAACACTTGCAATTAATTGGAACGTTGGCGGTAGAAATGTTCGTGCTGAAGGATGGACAAATTATTATTAATGAATTGGCTCCAAGACCTCATAATTCCGGCCACTATTCCATTGAAGCGTGCAATATTTCTCAATTCGGACAACATATCCGTGCGATAGCCGGTTGGCCGCTAAGAAAACCGAAATTGCATTCTCCGGTGGTGATGGTGAATGTATTGGGTCAACATGTAGCGCCACTGATCAATTCCATAACCAAATATCCACATTGGTCTGTTCACCTTTATGGAAAAAAAGAGGCGAAAGTGAACAGAAAAATGGGACATGTAACCATACTAACAGATGACATTGATGCAACATTAAAGGAAATTGAAGATTCTGGCATTTGGAGATAA
- the purE gene encoding 5-(carboxyamino)imidazole ribonucleotide mutase yields MNPKIGVIMGSSSDWETMKHACDILDELEIPYEKKVVSAHRTPDLMFEYAETARSRGIEVIIAGAGGAAHLPGMVASKTTLPVIGVPVQSKALNGLDSLLSIVQMPGGVPVATVAIGKAGATNAGLLAAQILSITDKQLAEKLEARREQLKQKVLESSGDLK; encoded by the coding sequence ATGAATCCTAAAATCGGCGTCATTATGGGAAGTTCCAGCGATTGGGAAACAATGAAACATGCTTGTGATATTTTAGACGAGTTAGAAATTCCTTATGAAAAAAAAGTGGTATCAGCCCATCGGACTCCTGATTTAATGTTTGAATATGCTGAAACTGCCCGTTCACGGGGAATCGAAGTGATTATTGCCGGAGCTGGGGGAGCTGCCCATTTACCGGGGATGGTTGCAAGTAAAACAACCTTGCCAGTTATCGGTGTACCTGTGCAATCAAAAGCATTAAATGGACTTGATTCATTACTTTCCATTGTTCAAATGCCAGGAGGGGTTCCTGTGGCGACGGTGGCGATAGGGAAAGCCGGCGCAACGAATGCAGGACTCTTAGCGGCGCAAATTTTATCCATTACAGATAAACAATTGGCAGAGAAACTGGAAGCTCGACGGGAACAATTAAAACAAAAAGTGTTGGAAAGTTCAGGTGACTTAAAGTGA
- a CDS encoding NETI motif-containing protein — MPKKTIWFEMEENETPEQCIERMLKMGYRPVLRKEEPVFQRVDGEVVYFRQKVRFKGELMEEKNKK, encoded by the coding sequence TTGCCGAAAAAGACTATTTGGTTCGAAATGGAGGAAAATGAAACACCGGAACAGTGTATCGAAAGAATGTTGAAAATGGGGTACAGACCGGTTTTAAGAAAAGAAGAACCGGTTTTTCAAAGGGTTGACGGTGAAGTGGTTTATTTTCGCCAAAAAGTTCGATTTAAAGGAGAATTGATGGAAGAAAAAAATAAAAAATAA
- a CDS encoding NCS2 family permease — MRKYFQFDELGTTYRQEIIGGLTTFLAMAYILAVNPAILSESGMNQGAVFVATAVSSAIGCFIMGLFAKYPLALAPGLGLNAFFTFEVVLGHGFPWEYALAAVFISSLFFFILTLTGLREKLINAIPMELKLAVGAGIGLFIAFIGLKLSGIVVDDPDNLLSIGDLREPQVLLAIFGIFVIVILMVLNVRGAVFIGMVLTAIVGMIFGLIQTPNGILSTPPSVEPTFGKLFSAFGDPAFYTIPMLTSILTFLFVDFFDNAGTLMAVANQAGFVKDNKLPRAGRALISDSIASIIGSIFGTSTVTSYIESSSGVAAGARTGFASLVTGILFLLALFFSPVLNIVTNAVTAPALIVVGVLMVASLGEIEWKKFEIAVPSFLTMVMMPFTGSIATGIAVGFLFYPITMVLKGRAKEVHWIMYVFAVIFLLFLATTGH; from the coding sequence ATGAGAAAATATTTCCAATTTGATGAACTGGGAACTACATATCGTCAGGAAATTATCGGTGGGCTTACAACATTCTTAGCGATGGCTTACATTTTGGCTGTTAACCCTGCCATTCTTTCGGAAAGTGGAATGAATCAAGGGGCGGTATTTGTTGCAACAGCGGTTTCTTCCGCAATCGGATGTTTTATTATGGGACTATTTGCCAAATATCCGCTTGCATTGGCTCCGGGACTTGGATTAAACGCATTCTTCACTTTCGAAGTGGTTTTAGGACATGGTTTCCCATGGGAATATGCGTTAGCGGCTGTATTCATTTCATCACTTTTCTTCTTTATTTTGACTTTGACTGGATTGCGCGAAAAATTGATTAATGCAATCCCGATGGAATTAAAACTGGCTGTAGGTGCCGGAATCGGATTGTTTATTGCTTTTATCGGTTTAAAACTATCCGGAATTGTTGTGGATGATCCGGATAATTTATTGAGCATCGGTGATTTAAGAGAGCCTCAAGTGTTATTAGCGATTTTCGGTATTTTTGTAATCGTCATTTTGATGGTGTTAAATGTCAGAGGTGCCGTATTCATCGGTATGGTGTTGACAGCGATTGTTGGTATGATTTTTGGCCTTATTCAAACGCCAAACGGTATTTTATCAACACCTCCAAGTGTTGAACCGACATTCGGCAAGTTATTTTCCGCATTCGGTGATCCGGCGTTCTATACGATTCCGATGTTAACTTCAATCTTAACATTCTTATTCGTAGACTTTTTTGATAATGCCGGTACATTAATGGCCGTAGCAAACCAAGCGGGCTTTGTAAAAGATAACAAATTGCCTCGCGCGGGCAGAGCATTGATTTCTGACTCAATTGCGTCAATTATCGGTTCCATTTTTGGTACATCCACTGTTACATCTTACATTGAATCTTCTTCAGGTGTGGCAGCTGGTGCAAGAACAGGTTTTGCTTCCCTTGTTACAGGAATTTTATTCTTATTAGCATTATTCTTCTCACCGGTCTTAAATATAGTAACAAATGCGGTTACTGCACCGGCTCTGATTGTAGTGGGAGTATTGATGGTTGCATCTTTAGGTGAGATTGAATGGAAAAAATTCGAGATTGCAGTGCCTTCCTTCTTGACAATGGTTATGATGCCATTTACAGGATCCATCGCAACTGGTATCGCGGTAGGTTTCTTATTCTATCCAATCACAATGGTACTAAAAGGAAGAGCAAAAGAAGTGCACTGGATCATGTATGTCTTTGCAGTAATTTTCCTACTTTTCTTGGCGACAACAGGTCATTGA
- the guaA gene encoding glutamine-hydrolyzing GMP synthase: protein MTTQLKEQEKIVVLDFGSQYNQLITRRIREFGVFSELQPHTISAQEIKEMNAVGIIFSGGPNSVYDENAFKVDEEIFNLGLPILGICYGMQLIAHTLGGKVESAETREYGKAEIEITKDNQLFADLPKQQVVWMSHGDLVTQLPEGFETIATSPSCPITAMENTERKIYGVQFHPEVRHSVHGNDILRHFVFNICGAKGDWTMENFIELEVKKIREQVGDKKVLCALSGGVDSSVVAVLIHKAIGDQLTCMFVDHNLLRKGEAESVMETFEGKFGMKVIKIDARERFMNKLKGVSDPEQKRKIIGNEFIYVFSDEASKLKDMDFLAQGTLYTDIIESGTATAQTIKSHHNVGGLPEDMKFELIEPLKTLFKDEVRALGTQLGLPDEIVWRQPFPGPGLAIRVLGEVTEEKLEIVRESDAILREEIKKAGLDREIWQYFTVLPEIKSVGVMGDQRTYDYAIGIRAVTSIDGMTCDWARIPYDVLEKISTRIVNEVPHVNRVLLDITSKPPATIEWE, encoded by the coding sequence GTGACGACTCAATTAAAAGAGCAAGAAAAAATCGTTGTTCTCGACTTCGGAAGCCAATACAATCAATTGATCACGCGCCGAATTCGTGAATTTGGAGTATTTTCCGAACTACAACCCCATACAATTTCTGCGCAGGAAATCAAAGAAATGAACGCTGTGGGAATCATCTTCTCAGGCGGTCCGAATTCCGTGTATGATGAAAATGCGTTTAAAGTGGATGAAGAAATTTTTAATTTAGGTTTACCTATTTTAGGGATTTGCTATGGAATGCAATTGATTGCCCATACCCTTGGCGGGAAAGTGGAAAGTGCGGAAACCCGCGAATATGGTAAAGCGGAAATTGAAATTACAAAAGACAACCAATTGTTTGCAGACCTTCCAAAACAACAAGTGGTTTGGATGAGCCATGGCGACTTGGTGACTCAATTGCCTGAAGGTTTTGAAACAATCGCGACAAGCCCAAGCTGCCCAATTACGGCAATGGAAAATACGGAACGCAAAATCTACGGCGTTCAATTCCATCCTGAAGTACGCCATTCTGTTCATGGTAATGATATTTTGCGCCACTTTGTATTCAATATTTGCGGTGCAAAAGGCGACTGGACAATGGAAAACTTCATTGAACTGGAAGTGAAAAAAATCCGTGAACAAGTGGGAGATAAAAAAGTATTATGTGCTCTTTCAGGAGGGGTCGATTCTTCCGTTGTTGCGGTATTGATCCATAAAGCCATCGGAGACCAATTAACTTGTATGTTCGTGGACCATAACTTGCTCCGCAAAGGCGAAGCGGAAAGCGTAATGGAAACATTCGAAGGCAAATTTGGCATGAAAGTGATCAAAATCGACGCCCGCGAACGTTTCATGAATAAATTGAAAGGCGTTTCAGATCCGGAACAAAAACGTAAAATTATCGGAAACGAGTTCATTTATGTATTCTCTGATGAAGCAAGCAAATTGAAAGATATGGATTTCCTTGCACAGGGCACACTTTATACCGACATCATTGAATCCGGTACGGCTACAGCTCAAACAATCAAATCCCACCACAATGTCGGCGGTTTACCGGAAGATATGAAATTTGAATTGATTGAACCGTTAAAAACATTGTTTAAAGATGAGGTTCGTGCATTGGGTACTCAATTAGGGTTGCCTGATGAAATTGTTTGGCGCCAGCCATTCCCGGGACCAGGTCTTGCCATTCGCGTGCTTGGCGAAGTAACAGAAGAAAAATTGGAAATCGTTCGTGAATCCGATGCCATCTTACGTGAGGAAATCAAAAAAGCCGGTCTTGACCGTGAAATTTGGCAATACTTCACAGTACTTCCTGAAATCAAATCCGTCGGCGTCATGGGAGACCAACGCACATATGACTACGCTATCGGCATTCGTGCGGTTACATCCATCGATGGAATGACTTGCGACTGGGCGCGCATTCCTTATGATGTGTTGGAAAAAATCTCAACACGCATCGTGAACGAGGTGCCTCATGTCAACCGCGTGCTTCTTGACATCACTTCCAAGCCGCCAGCTACGATTGAATGGGAGTAA